AGGGCGTTTCTTCTGTTATGCGCTCACTGAGGATGCGTGGGTGATTGGCGGTCCGGTCAACAATGGCGGGGTGATATTCCGTTGGATTCGGGATGAGTTTGCGGCATCTGAGGTAGAGACAGCGAAACGACTCGGCATTGATCCGTATGAAGTATTGACCCGTGTCGCCGAAAATGTACCTCCAGGCTCGGAAGGCCTGCTGTTCCATCCGTACATGACGGGTGAGCGGGCCCCACTCTGGAATCCGAATGCACGCGGTTCGTTCTTCGGCCTGACGCTGCATCATAAGAAGGAGCATATGATTCGCGCTGCTCTCGAAGGTGTCTTGTTTAACCTGTACACCGTCATGCTGGCGATTGAAGAGAAGATCGGACGTCCCAAAAAGATTCAGGCCACGGGCGGATTCGCCCGCTCTGAGCTGTGGCGCCAGATGATGGCTGATATTTTCGACCAGGATGTCATCATTCCCGAAAGTATCGAGAGCTCCTGCCTGGGGGCAGCCGTACTGGGGCTATATGCTCTTGGCCGCATCGATTCCCTCAGCGCCGTCTCCGGCATGATTGGATCGACGCATCGGCATCAGCCAGACCCGGATAGCGTTCGCGTCTATCGCGAACTGCTGCCGATCTTCATCCGCATCTCCCGCAAGTTTGAAGAAGAGTATGCCGATATCGCTGCTTTTCAGAATAAAACGATGCAGAAGTGAGTTAGCTACGCCAACGAATCGCTGCACGTTAAAGAGGGGCATCCCACTATGTCTATGACATATGGGGTGGCCCTTCTTCATGTACTTTTTTTGTACAAATACCCCAAGTACCATAGTTGCATTGCCCACCACACCATCAGCAATGGTGACATGATATGCAAGATAGATAACGAAGTATCTCAATAAGAAGAACCACAAAAGAACATTTATGCATCCAAATAAAACACCTAACTTTGAACTATCTGTAGGAAATAAGTTAACGCCTAACTGATCCGGAGTACGACAAAAAAAGAGAACAATTAATCGAAAAGTAATCGATCGGTTGCTCCCTTTCTATTTCAATCTGGATATGCATCTATATCCTAATTATTGCAATCATCCATTATATTTGCTGAATGCATCCTTATCTGCCTGCACATTTTCCAAATACACAATCTGTCCCGCCTCATTCACACGAGCGATATCGATGCCTGTTTTGGCATACACCGTTCCGTCCGAAGCTTGTCCGCATACCGCCCAGTTTGTTTGATAGCTACCGTCCGGCTGAAGCTTCCATTCGTCCCACATGTGTTTCACATCGCTATTGTATTCATAGAAAGCCTTCATAAAACCATCAAATCCCGTTCTGCTGGTGCCGTTCAACACAATCTCTGCATCCGGTGTAAACAGGGACAACAGATCTTGCATCGCGCGTTCGTCTGTACGGGAAGCGTCAAATAAACGGAAATAGTTGTTTAACAAGGTAGTCATGGGTATTCCTCCTGAGGTTGATAAGCTGATTTGGATTTCAGTTCGAAAAATTTCAAACTAACTGAGATGAAATGTACCACACTTTATATCTCCAGATCAACCATCAGTTCGAAAAAAATCAAACATTGAAAGAGATTGTCGAGTATGCTACCGTCATAGATATGAAAACTCCAACGATACCTATGGCTTCGGAATTGAATCTGACCACGGTCTGCAACGCACTCGGTGATCCGGTACGGATGAAAATTTCACACTGTCTGGCCAGCTCTGGCGAGAAAAACTGTTCCGCTTTCGAAGTAGACCATATTTCCAAATCAACGTTGTCTCATCACATCAAAATCTTGCGTGAAGCAGGCCTTATCCGGCCTCGCATTGAAGGCAAACAGCACTTTTATTCTCTACGAAAGGACGATTTGAACTCCCGTTTTCCCGGTCTTGTTGAACTGATTCTGAATACAGCCGAGGAATATGTACATTAAGGAAAACGAAGCTTAAATCTTGCGATACATCATCTTATGGATTGTATAAAGGAGGTTGATTTCTTGGATAAAAAAGCGGCAAAAATTCTGCTGGGCACCTTCTGGGGAAGCGGCGGCTGGAAAACAATATCTGCTCCCTTCTCGGGGGATGACTTTGAATATGCCAAAAGCAGAGGTGTTATGTTCGATCCACTGACCATTACCCATGATGAGATCGTCGCACGTTTGCATGAGATTCATCAGGACAACTCCATCAAGCGACGGGTAGTATCAGCATTTTTACACAGTTTGTCTACCAAAAAAGGTTATCTGCGCAGCGCCCTTTCCAGCTGGGCTTTAACATCGCAACTGCCTTTGCATACCTACGAGGAACGCCGTGCACTGCATGCCAACACCAGCTCCTGCGGGGATTGCAACTTCCTGCGCCTGCAATCGGACAAGACGTACACGGACGTCGATCTGAATGTATTGAACTTTGAACGGGTAAAGTGGGGCGGGGTTCGCCATAATAACCTGTTATACTGCCTGATGGATCTGGATCTACTGCTGGCTAGCAAGGAAGCCATTTATGAAGTGACTGACGCAGACATCGCTATACTTGTGAGCATGCTTGAAGCAGCGCAAACCTGCGAGCCTCATGAGAGTGCACGCGGGTTGGAGAAACGCTGGAAAGGCTTATTTCCTTCGAGCAAACAGGAACGCGACGCCATCCTCGAAATCTGGGGTGCCTCCGGTCTGCTTGTTCCGCAGGATACGCCACGAAAAAGCAGAGGCGGGTACAGCGACTTCCACTTTGCCGCAACCTGGCAGGGCGATGATGGGTACAGCGCAGATGCGGCGATTTCCCTCTTTGGTTCCTATCTGCCCCAGAAACTCTAAGCTAAATTTGGCTCTCCTACAAGTTTGAATTAAGCTTAGGTTACAATAATGACATCGACAGATTTCCTGTTTAGCTCGTATAATAGGGGGAAATTGGTAGATAGGAGTGAATCAAGCGAATTTATGGTATACATACTGGCTTTTATGCTGTCTTTTGCTGTCGTGGTTCTGCTTATTCCACCGCTTGGTCGACTGGCACATCGGCTCGATTTTGTGGACAAGCCCCGAGAAGATGTGGAGCGTAAGCTGCACAGGCAGCCCATTCCACTGACGGCGAGTTACGCGATATTTACTGGATTCTTCCTGACATACATTGTTCTTACGAAAGAAATTTCTTGGGAAACGGCGGCCCTGGTCGCCGGCGGAATGCTTCTATTAACGATTGGTACAGTTGATGACTGGTACAAAACCAAAGGCAAAGACTTCCCTGCCCTGCCCAAGATGCTCGTACAGATCTCTGCCGCAGTGCTCGTATTTGCTTCCGGCATTGCGTTCACCGGGTTCGTGAATCCCTTCAATTCCGAATACATTATGCTTCCGATCTGGCTGCAATTTATTCTGACGATCCTGTGGATCTTCGGTGTGACAACAGTCATTAACTTCACGGACGGCATGGACGGACTGGCAGGCGGTTTGTCCGCCATCTCAGCCATTACACTGTTTATCGTGGCAATGACCAAAGGCCAAACCGATTCTGCCCTTATGGCCATTACACTGGTCGGGGTCACCCTGGGTTATCTGAAATATAACAAAGCCCCCGCCAAGGTGTTCATGGGCGATGCAGGAGCTACGTTTCTCGGCTTCATCCTGGCGGTAATCGCCCTGGATGGTGCTTTCAAACAAGCGACCATGCTGTCTATCTTCATTCCGATTTTGGCACTCGGTGTGCCGATCTTCGACAACATTTTTGTGGTCATCAAACGTTTCATCCAAGGCAAAGCCATCTATCAGGCAGATGCAAGTCAAGCCCATTATCGCTTGCTGCGCGCTGGCCTGAATCACAAACAGGTGGTTGGCGTCCTGTATCTCATCAGTACCTGTCTATGCCTCTCTTCCATTATTTTGATGCTGGTAGAGATGTAATATTAGTAACAAACGTTTCAACAAAAGGTGTAAAAAAAGAGACGAGCCCACTGATCCTGTGGCTCGTCTCTTTGCTATTTCACTGACGAAGTGAATTATCCTTTTAATAGAGTAACTACCGATTCATGCACAAACTTCTGTCAACGCGCCATACTCTATCCGATCCCTGCCCTGCCTGCATCTGCACCTTATATTCGCTCTTATCTTGAGGCTACAGGTGGTAGAAGGACCACAGGTTGCTGCCCATCTGTCCAACCCGGTCGATCAAGTTCAACGAGACGGCGATAACGCTCTTCCCGGGCTAGCAATTGTTCGTGAGAACCTTGCATGGTGATCTGTCCATTTTCCATAAAAATAAGTTCATCCATCCGTTCCACTCCCATCAGGTGATGGGTGACCCAGATCATTGTTTTACCTTGCATGCTATCCAAAATCGTCCGCATGAGCGCTCGCTCCGTTACAGGATCAAGTCCTACAGTCGGTTCATCGAAAATAACGACAGGCGTTTCGCGAAGAAGTACCCGAGCCAGTGCAATCCGCTGTCTTTCTCCACCAGAGAAACGAAGTCCTGTCTCCAGCATCGGGGTATGATAACCCTGCGGTAAAGATTCAATGAGATCGGATAAACCTACTTGCGCAGCCACTCGCTGGATTTCCTCGTCTGTTGCATGCAGACGGCCGATCCGCAGATTGTTAGCTACTGTTGTATCAAATAGATGTGGACTTTGGTTCAGCACCGCAATGACATCCGTTATATTTTCGCCCATCGTTTGTACTGGAAGATCATTGATGAATATGTTCCCGGCAGATGGGAGCAACGCTCCCTGAATGAGCTTCAGAAGGGTTGATTTCCCACCGCCGCTGCGACCGAGTATAGCCAAGTGTTTGCCCTGCGGAAGATGAAGAGACACCTCCTGCACAGCCAATGGAGCACCTGACGTATAACGATAACTCACCTGATCGATCTGAATATCGGCTCGCAATCTGGGAGGAATACGTAGGCGGATACGTCGGTCCGACGCTTTTTCCTTACGCTCCAGAGAACCCAGCTGCTGTCCTTCTACAGGATTGCTGCCTGATATACCTGTCGTCATATCATCTTTGGCTCCGGCTGCTGCTTTCGCTTCTTCAGTTCCAGACTGTTCTGGCAGATGCTCTTCACCTTCCAAGTGCTGCAATCGTTCCAGCGATTCACGATACTGCGGGATATGCTCCACCGCATCTCCTACGGGTAGCAGTGCTTCCGTGAGTGGAAACAACACCAGCACAAATGCAGCAATCATAACCGCAGGCAGCTGTCCGGCAGAAGCCGCACTTCCCGCCCATAAGGTCACGGATACCACCATCAGTCCAATCACGCACTGCGCAACCAGATCACGCCAGCGCGTCCATTGCCGCAAGCGGAGTCGAATCATATCTGCCTGTCCTTCAGCCTCTTCCTGCTGACGCACAAATTCTTCAGCTCGTCCACTCGCTATCCAATCACCGAGGCCAAGCACACCATCTGTCAGACGAGTGTATAACTTGGCATCTTCCCGTTTCAGTCTGATCCGCATTTTCCACGTCACGCGGAGGGAGATAGCAGGCAGCACGGCAACCAGAAACAGCATATACAACCCCATCCACAGTGCAAATCCCAGATCAACGCTGCCAAAAGCCACAACAGCTCCACCATACATCACGAGCGCGGTAACCGCCGGAAATACCGTGCGCAGGTAAATATCCTGCAGTCTCTCTACATCCTCTGCGAGAGCACCAAGTACGTCTCCCGTCTGCATGCGAGAGCGCAGGAACAATGCCTGCGGCTCCAAAATTTGATACAGCTTCACGCGCTGATCCGCCAGTATACGCAAAACCGCATCATGTCCGGCCAGACGTTCGACATACCGGAATACGGCACGGAAAATCCCAAATGCACGAACACCCACGATAGGTACATATACCATCAAAATATTTTCAGGACGGAGCGCCGACTTGGAGATCAGAAACCCGGAGGTGAAGAGCAGCAGCACAGCACATAATGTAGCGCATATCCCCAGCGCAATGACTGCCACGAGTCTCCAGCGGTACTGTGCCACGTACGGAGTGATCCAGCTATTCTTTTTGCTCCCGCTCCGGGCTGTTTCTGTCTGCTCATATCCGGCTTTCATCTTACACCGCCTCCATCTGGGCCTGAATCATCTGGTAATATACGCCTTGTCGGGCCAACAATTCCTCATGTGTTCCTGTCTCTGCAACCGTGCCGCCCTCCATCACGATAATGCGATCCATATGGGGCATCCAATGCAGTCGATGTGTTGCCAAAAACACCATCTTACCCTCAAACAGCGTTAACATCGTCTGTTTCAGTTCATACTCGGTCTCCACATCCAGATGCGCAGTCGGCTCATCCAGCAGTAGGATCGGGCGCGCACTAAGCAGAGCTCTCGCCAAAGCTACCCGTTGCTCCTGTCCCCCACTGAGCTGCCTTCCCCCAGCCCCGATCGGTTCCTGCAACCCATTCGGCAAGGAGGAGGTAAGCTTATGCAGACCTGCTGCGTGAATGGCGTCAGCCACCTCCGCGTCCGAAGCTTCAGGCATATAGAACCGAACATTATCCGCTAAGCTGCCACTGAAAATAGTTGGATGCTGCGGAATCGCCGCCGTTTGTTCTCTCCAATCTTCCATCATCTCTGGAGATAAGGGCTGGCCCTTATATAAAATCTGACCTGAAGTAAGCTGCTGGAAACCCGCCAGTACATCAATCAGGGTCGATTTCCCTGCTCCGCTCGCTCCGATAATCCCTACTTTACCAAGACCAGAAACCTGAAACGTCACATCATTCAGCGAACATGGCCCGTCTTCCTGATGCCGTACCTGTACGTTAGTGAGCGCCAGTCTGCTCGTCGCCTCCCAAGAGGGTTTCAATGAGAAAGCAGCCACGTCACTTTGGGCATTTACCTCACGTAACACCACCCGTATGGTGGATGGATTCACATCACTTGGGCCAGAAGAAGGCTCAGGCGAGGAGGATTCTCCGTTCTTTTCTGACACCCCATGCAGAACAGCACTTGTGTATACTTCCTTTTGCTTACGTTCGGCCATTTTCCCTCGTTCAATCATCTGGCTGATCGATTCCCCGGCCTCTTTACCGTCCAGTGTAGCGTGGTAATCTGCGCCTACCATTCGTACAGGCAGGAAGTATTCCGGCGCGAGAATGAGTACGGTCAGCGCTGGTCCAAGCAGCATATGTCCTTCCGTCAGGCGCAGCCCCAATCCAACCGCCACCGAAGCCACCGACAGCATGGTGAAGAAATCGAGTGCGAAGGAGGATAGAAAAGCCATACGCAGCGTAGACATCGTAGCCTTGCGATATCGCTGACTGACCCGAACGATTGTTTCTCCATGCTTAACGCTTTGTCCCAGTGTTTTGAGTGTTTCCAGTCCACGGAGCGTATCTACGAAATGGTTGGCCAGCGCTTTGTACGACTTGAACTGTCCATCGATCTTGCGTTGTGCAGCCAACCCCACCAAAATCATAAACACAATCAGGATCGGCAGCGTCAGCGTCAAAATAACCCCGGACATCATATCCAGCTTGAAGACATAGAACAGAATAACGATTGGCGTGAACCCCATCCCCAGCATTCGGGGAATAAACAGTTCAAGATACGTCTTATACTGGGCTGTTCCTTCGCGTGCCAAGGTTACCAGGTGCCCTGTTCCTTCCGTTTTGGCAAAACGCGGCCCCAGCCGGAACCACTGCTCCACCATCTGTCTACGCAGATCGTTCCCTGTCTTCTCCGCGTACCGCGAAGCGATGAGCTGCAACCAGAACGATAGGGCATAGCGGGCGGCAAACGCGGCCAGGAACAACAGCAGCACTGGGTACTGCTCCGTTACAGGTGAACCTTGAAACAATGCCGTAATCGCCTGTGCCAGCCATTTCGCCTGCATGATAATCGTCATTGCCTGCAACAGTACCAGCGCTGAAGCCAGCGCCAGTACCGGTCGAATGCCCGGCAGCTTCAACAGCCCCCGTCCCATATCAGTACTCCAGGTGATGCTGGTCGTTCAGACGTTTGCGGAAAATATAATAACTCCAGATCTGATAACCGAGTACAAACGGAAGCAGCGTACAAGCCACAATCGTCATCACTTTTAGCGAATATGCACCGGATGAAGCATTGTAGACCGTCAGGTCAAACGCCGAACCCATTGAACTCACCATGACCCTTGGGAACAGACCGATAAATACGGAGGCAAACGCGATTGCAATCACGGCTCCAGTCATGCCGAAAGCCCAGGCTTCACGTTTCTGTCGCACGAAGTAAGCGGCCAAACCCAATGAAGCAGCGCCAAGGACAACCATAAT
This window of the Paenibacillus marchantiae genome carries:
- a CDS encoding polyketide cyclase; the protein is MTTLLNNYFRLFDASRTDERAMQDLLSLFTPDAEIVLNGTSRTGFDGFMKAFYEYNSDVKHMWDEWKLQPDGSYQTNWAVCGQASDGTVYAKTGIDIARVNEAGQIVYLENVQADKDAFSKYNG
- a CDS encoding ArsR/SmtB family transcription factor, producing the protein MKTPTIPMASELNLTTVCNALGDPVRMKISHCLASSGEKNCSAFEVDHISKSTLSHHIKILREAGLIRPRIEGKQHFYSLRKDDLNSRFPGLVELILNTAEEYVH
- a CDS encoding MraY family glycosyltransferase, coding for MVYILAFMLSFAVVVLLIPPLGRLAHRLDFVDKPREDVERKLHRQPIPLTASYAIFTGFFLTYIVLTKEISWETAALVAGGMLLLTIGTVDDWYKTKGKDFPALPKMLVQISAAVLVFASGIAFTGFVNPFNSEYIMLPIWLQFILTILWIFGVTTVINFTDGMDGLAGGLSAISAITLFIVAMTKGQTDSALMAITLVGVTLGYLKYNKAPAKVFMGDAGATFLGFILAVIALDGAFKQATMLSIFIPILALGVPIFDNIFVVIKRFIQGKAIYQADASQAHYRLLRAGLNHKQVVGVLYLISTCLCLSSIILMLVEM
- the cydC gene encoding thiol reductant ABC exporter subunit CydC gives rise to the protein MKAGYEQTETARSGSKKNSWITPYVAQYRWRLVAVIALGICATLCAVLLLFTSGFLISKSALRPENILMVYVPIVGVRAFGIFRAVFRYVERLAGHDAVLRILADQRVKLYQILEPQALFLRSRMQTGDVLGALAEDVERLQDIYLRTVFPAVTALVMYGGAVVAFGSVDLGFALWMGLYMLFLVAVLPAISLRVTWKMRIRLKREDAKLYTRLTDGVLGLGDWIASGRAEEFVRQQEEAEGQADMIRLRLRQWTRWRDLVAQCVIGLMVVSVTLWAGSAASAGQLPAVMIAAFVLVLFPLTEALLPVGDAVEHIPQYRESLERLQHLEGEEHLPEQSGTEEAKAAAGAKDDMTTGISGSNPVEGQQLGSLERKEKASDRRIRLRIPPRLRADIQIDQVSYRYTSGAPLAVQEVSLHLPQGKHLAILGRSGGGKSTLLKLIQGALLPSAGNIFINDLPVQTMGENITDVIAVLNQSPHLFDTTVANNLRIGRLHATDEEIQRVAAQVGLSDLIESLPQGYHTPMLETGLRFSGGERQRIALARVLLRETPVVIFDEPTVGLDPVTERALMRTILDSMQGKTMIWVTHHLMGVERMDELIFMENGQITMQGSHEQLLAREERYRRLVELDRPGWTDGQQPVVLLPPVASR
- the cydD gene encoding thiol reductant ABC exporter subunit CydD, whose protein sequence is MGRGLLKLPGIRPVLALASALVLLQAMTIIMQAKWLAQAITALFQGSPVTEQYPVLLLFLAAFAARYALSFWLQLIASRYAEKTGNDLRRQMVEQWFRLGPRFAKTEGTGHLVTLAREGTAQYKTYLELFIPRMLGMGFTPIVILFYVFKLDMMSGVILTLTLPILIVFMILVGLAAQRKIDGQFKSYKALANHFVDTLRGLETLKTLGQSVKHGETIVRVSQRYRKATMSTLRMAFLSSFALDFFTMLSVASVAVGLGLRLTEGHMLLGPALTVLILAPEYFLPVRMVGADYHATLDGKEAGESISQMIERGKMAERKQKEVYTSAVLHGVSEKNGESSSPEPSSGPSDVNPSTIRVVLREVNAQSDVAAFSLKPSWEATSRLALTNVQVRHQEDGPCSLNDVTFQVSGLGKVGIIGASGAGKSTLIDVLAGFQQLTSGQILYKGQPLSPEMMEDWREQTAAIPQHPTIFSGSLADNVRFYMPEASDAEVADAIHAAGLHKLTSSLPNGLQEPIGAGGRQLSGGQEQRVALARALLSARPILLLDEPTAHLDVETEYELKQTMLTLFEGKMVFLATHRLHWMPHMDRIIVMEGGTVAETGTHEELLARQGVYYQMIQAQMEAV